The stretch of DNA tccatccatccctcATGATGAACATAGCATCGCGGTCGCCAATGAGTATGCTGACTACCCTGCCAACGCCCCCACATCCCCTGAAAGCAAGGGCAAGCAGAGAGAAACCTACTCCGTGGACGTCGCCGAGCCTTATGATGGGATCGAGCAGAACCCCTATGCTTCAAAGACTACCAATGGACAGCAGCACATTTACAGTGAATTTGGAGGTACTCGTCAGGTGATGTTCCAGGATTCCAACAATGACCATCCTTCTGCATCTGAACTTGCCATCCCCCCTGCCCCTGGACCTAGCGGTACTGAACAtggggaggaaaaggggcATAACTACGAGTATGAGCAACAGAAGCAGATGGACGCAGAGGATGCTTGGAAAAAGCTTGAGGCGGAGGAAGCTGCGTGGAAGTCTCAAGAGACCGCTGAGACACTGCCTAACCCTCACTCTCCGACTGAAACCATCCCCGCTGCTGTCCCAGCGCCCGTTGCGCAGGAAAGTGGCGATACGTACGCCCCCTGGCAGCCTTTGAATCtcaaaaaggaaaacaACATCGAAAGCCCTACTACTACTTTGCATGACGCTCCTACCCCTGTTGCCCCTGCGCCCTCCTTTGCGCCTATTCCTCTGGGTGAACCCACCAACCACGCTCCTGTCCAGACCGAAGtactttcctcctctgaGCTCATACCCCCTCAAACATCTTGGAGAGCCGGAGCTAGCCCTACCCCAGGCGCATCTGACTTCCACACTCCCTTATCCAGTCCTAACCCCGGGCTTGATAATACGGGTCTGAACAACGGTCCTGTTGACAAGGAGGCCCCTAGGGAGTATTTCCCTTCGAACATGGGTACTGGAGGTAAGATCAGCGCCGCTGCGTTCCGAAAGGGTACCAAGCCCAAGACTAGTATGGGTCCGGAAGATAGTCCCAATACATCTGCTGGAAGTTCGGTGGTTAGTGTTGGAGAGGTGAGGAGGTTGCCTGTACCTCCTCAAGGGCCTGCGGATATCGAGTTGCCGGCGAGTCCGGCTCCTGGAACAACGAAGCATGAGGATGGTTATGAAGGGAGGGTAGCTAGTCCTCCACCTGTTTACCAGAGTGAAGAATGTTTGCGATGAAAAGATATGGAAAGAGAGCGAGCAAGTTGAGAGCGGAGGACGTCTGCGACATTTTGGAGAAGTAATCTACAACTGTCTATATAGCCTAATCTTGATGCGAGTATTTTTGTTATGATATGCATGGGTTAATTTGCGTCGACATTTGACGACTGATGGGTCGTTAGATAAACGTGGGTGATGTATTTTAACGGAGCATCATCTTACATTAATATATTTATACCTACTAACAGTCTTGGGGAATTTTGAGGATCGTCGTCCACGCACATGGTCTCGTTTgcgcttttttttttgctaGATTTAATTACTTGGATCTAAGCATGCCCTTCAGCGGATCCTTGGATCGACTTGACTTACAACGTGCATCATCCATGCTACTCTAACCAAGTCAAAGTGTCAGCTGACTCAGCAAAAAAATCCGACGGATAATCCGAAAATTCCACAGCTCTGTTgagctttttttttcttctgtgGAATCGCCGGACATGATCATCAAGTATATCATAAGGTCGTGTACATTATGGTATGATTATCCAGATCCGTGTGAGAAGCCCCCTGTCTGTAGAGGTTAGATGGATTAGATAGATCATCCATCGTTCGCAAGCTTTTCGGGCTTACAGTTCCATCGCTGGATTATGGACTATTTTATTGACCAAACTACATCCTTGGAATATGTGGTGTATTAGAGGTCAGCGAGGAAAACACCACTTCTGTAGCCTGTACATTCCACCGAAACGCCGACGAGTCACGCGTTTGACTTCATACTCTTCATAGAATATGTTAACTTAATTCCTTGTTCGTTTAAACCTATCTAATATTATAGCTTCCCCCTCTAAAACTAAAACATCGAGCTGCCCTTGCAATCTTCTCTCATTCGATCGACCGgccatcatcctttcccccttcttctcccatgATGCGATGTAGAAGATCGTCAAGGGATCTTTATGAATAACATGTCGACACGCAAGCATAACGTGGGACAAATGATCTGGTCACGGTCAATCAGCCTATATCACCTGTCAAGGCAAGCAGGAAGATCCAGTCGAAAGAAAGGAGGCTAAGTAAGTGATAATCTTCTATACTGCCAAGCACCTGTACCGCTGGGATAATCTAATCTCAATCATTTGGGAGATCGTAATGCATCAAAAAATTCAGTTTTCAATTTCATCAATGAAGGTCAGCGGTAGCGGACGGCATTAGCAGGGTTTTGAGATAGCGATTAacttcccttccccatGGTTATGATCCCTGATTTGATCTTCCTTGAGTAGTACCGAACGTGGGCCTTATTCAGCAAGACAACACGTAGTAGAACAACCGCATTACTGTCAACCATGCGAAACATCCTTTACAGTCTTGTGGTTGCTTATCCGACATAGGAGGGCATCTGCTGACCTTGCGCTGCAGTAGATTCCTGGCAGAGGCAGCCTATATAAACCTGCCCTGTAGAAGTAGCTTCAATGCATCATCGTCTCGGAATTACACCACCTGAAGACCAATTTCTGCTCAACAAGTCCAGAGTATCCACTTCATCGGTGCTTCTGACGCAAGATATCTCTATCTCTATCCTCAATGTAGCTTTGCCTGCACTCACAACAATGCGAGGGATAATcaagcttttcttcctATTCTGTTCCTTCATTTCTCTGGTCAACAGCGAGAAGACTGATGAGTGAGTTGATGTCGTTGAGTTTCGCAAGGTCCAAGGAAGGGCTAATCATTGTTCAGGCTGCCGACCGCGATCTCTGATCACTCTGTGCCGAAAGCGACAGCAACCATTGACCCTAGTGTATTCGTTCTTTCGAATGACTTTGAAATAACAGATGTCCCGACGATGAGAGAGTATACCTTCAATCTTACGTGAGTCAATCCTTAAGGGCCTGTTCGGCAATGGCGAAAGTGGTGATCTTGCCAAAATCACCAGCCAAATTTGATTCTGTTCAAAGAAGTCACGACGTTAGATCACCGCCGTAACTTTGACGCTTTCGTCCTGATCGGCAACGAATGACACTTCTACCCCAAAGTCACGGGagaaactcacctcgaCATGAAAAAGGCCGAACACACCACTCAAAGTTGCCAGGTCGCGCATAATTCGGTTCAACTTTTTGGGTCTGGGAGAAAGTCATAAACCACTGTTCGACAGTGCACGCGTGACCCTTTTAAAATTGTCAAAGCAAAAACTCATATTCTCTGAAAGTCACAGAAATTTTCTGAAACATTCGGAAAGTTGCCGAACAGGTTCTATTATTAAACCTCAAGATCGCCGACGTAAAAGCTAACACAATTGCAGCAAAGCTTTGGCCAGCCCTGACGGTTATGAACGGGAGGTTTACGTTGTCAACAACATGCTCCCTGGTCCTGTGATAGAGGCTAACACCGGCGATACTATTATCATACATGTCAACAATCATCTGCCTGAAGGACAAGGTATCCGTAAGTATATCTTCTCATGCATAAGGTGATGTCGTGCTGCCATTGTCATTAACTTCCAGTTCAGACTGGCATGGTTTGCGACAGAATGGCACGGCTCTTATGGACGGTGTTCCTGGTATAACTCAGGCAAGTATTCTCGGAAAGGACAGAGAGTTAATATGATTGACACGTGGATTAGTGTTCTATTCCGCCTGGAGGCTCATTCACCTACAATTTCACCGTAAGCCATCAATCCGGCACGTTTTGGTGGCACTCCCATTACTCCAATTCCATGGCCGACGGCATTTGGGGACCGTCAGTTCTCCTGACTTCTATAACAACTTATCACAGCTGATAAGATATCATAGCCTAATTGTGCACTCGGCCAATGAATCCCTTCAGAGGGGACGAGACTATGATGAGGACCGAATCGTTTTTATAACTGACTGGATGTAAGTATGACCGTTTTTCGATGAGGCTCAGCTAAGCATTGGCTATGGCAGGCATGATAACTCAGAAGTCATCGTTGCAGCTCTAATCTCTCCAGAAGGGTACAGAGGAGTGAGTAAAAAAAGTTTAGGGATTAATAGCCAATACTGACTGTAAGAAAGAGCACTGTTCCTCCACAAGGTGATGCGATTCTCATCAACGGCCGTGTACGTGATTTTACTGGCAACAACGATAACCCCCACGTAGACTTACCATTTACCGCTAGGGCCAAACCAACTGCACAGCTACTGGTTCCTCGTCATGCTTCTATCCCCCACCTCCGGAGATCCAAGTGCCCGTCGACCGCAGGGTTCGTCTGCGCATGATCAGCGCTTCCTCTCACGCCATGTATCGCGTCTCTATCGATAACCATTCCATGGAAATTGTCGAGACGGATGGTACTGCTGTTTACGGACCTACGATCCATGAGATGTCTATCTCATCTGGAGAACGATACTCTGCAATTATCAATACTactgaaggaaaagaaggggatgcGTTCTGGCTGAGAACAAGCGTTGCTCTGGCCTGTATGTCGCAAGGGTCTACTCAAGTGGGATTGGCGGTGTTGAGATATACGGGTAATGGCAATATTACTACTGCTGAGCCTCGGACTGAAGCTTGGCGAGTCATTGACGAGCCTGTGCTGGGAATTCTTGCTGACAACATATTTAGGACTGATTTAGCGAGGCATGATACTCCTTGTGTTGGGCTTGACGAAATGTATGCTCTTTCGTGAGTGTCTATCCTTGTCCCTGCTTTACGAGATTTATCTTTGACGGTGCTCAGGCCACGAGAGCCTCTGAACGCGTCCAAAACAGCTTTGCAAAGTCGTGTCCTCAATAGCAAGCTGGGTACCTTCGTGGACGTCTATGGTACCTCCTTCGAAGGTTACGTATGTTATCTCCAATATTATCCttaaggaagaagacgccAACGATCGCTTAGGGATTCAATAATGTAACATACCAGAACCAGATAAACGACCCTTTACTTTCCATCGTCCAGCGTGGTGGCTCTTGCAACCACTCATTAATAACCAACGCAACTTTTCCAGATATCGGTGCAGGtaacatcatcatcaacaacttAGATGCCCAAATTGGTCATCCTTATCACATTCATGGCAACGAGTTCCAGGTGATAGGACGAGGCTTTGGAGCTCTCACTCTTGATGACCTGTCAAACATTGAGTTTATTTTGGACAATCCTCTGAGGAAGGATACAATTTGGATGCAGGGTGGAAGCTGGTTGGTATTGAGGATCATAACAGATAATCCCGGAGTGTGGGCCTGCCATTGTCATATCGGATGGCACCTTGCCAAAGGAAAGGTGGGGTGCAATGTTACTTCTCCAACTGATCTATTCGCTAATTGTTTTGTGCAGATGGCTGTAGTCGTTGTCCAGCCAAAAGCGATAGAAGATATCCAATGGTCTGAGTCTTGGACGAATGTGCGTTAAAACTTCTTCAGCACGCAAAGTATAAGCTGACTCATTACTTGATTCAGCTCTGTGCTAACACTGATCCCAATGCATTTGGTCCAGCACGGCGTTCATTTCCATGACCCCTCGATGTAGTACTCTACGACAGTTCATGTACCCTAGTCTTGGTTCGAGAATGTCTGGACATCTTATGTATTCGTTGGTTTGCATTGGTATTGACCATTGAGAGTGGGTACTTTTTCTGGTAAGCAACTCTTCGATGCATTCTAAACGCCCCGTCAGTAGACGTTGTACCACTATGTAACCCCTGAGTGAATGACGTCAACAAACAcccctccccttccccttctcccctgGCGAACTCATTTATCACCTCTGTACCAAAGCTTTCATCTCGACCCACTTTCAACCCGATACCTTCTCCCCTATCAACTCCGCGCCAACCCACCTGGAGAGGTAAGAACCAATTGATGCTTACAGAGAGGGTTTTGGACGGTTCTTGTAAGGATACAGAGGAACGGGGgtaggaggaaaagaaggagaaggacgagaggaagaaagggaagtaGTTTTGGGGCGCtgaggggagagagagggaggaagaaggagagaggaagggtaGGAGGGACGTGCGAGGAGGCGTTAGGAAGGATAGAAGTCTGAGCTGAGGGTGCAGGGAAAGTgtgagaaagatgagtcagCTTGTAGAGCCGAGAAAGATAAGTATAAAAGGCGTAGCCTTTAGAGTAGATAAAATGCATGGTTCCAAGCAGCTTagtcttctcaaactctcGAGCTCAGCAGTCCCAACGACTGAATCTAGTGCTCCAAGAACAACTGTAGACAAACGACCGAGGACACGAAACTATAGTAGCTTCAGGTGCTTTTCGACCTCCACGAGGACAGTGGCACCGCTACAGTCCTGTTGGCTGTGAGTGCCCATATCTTGCCTCACTCGACGCATCAAATGCTCGTAACCAAGTAgatgggggggggggggagatAGAAGCCGCCGTCAAGACCATCGCTGCGGCGCTGTGGAGGGCCTATAAATAGGCGTATGGAGATGCTTCTGACCTAGATGCAGGGAGCAtatcctccatcatcccaaGGCATCCGCTTCTTTCGACCCCCCTATTCTTTTCTATCATGCTTCCACCAACGCTCAACTTTCTTTGCCGGTCCCGTGTCCCCATTACCCAAACCCTCGCGTACCTTGATGATAATTACCTTTTCTCTCATGTTCCCCAAGTTCGTAGCAAGACCACTGCTCTCCTACACAAACAACACATAATCAAACTCAAAGAGCGGGAGTGCAACTTGGTCAGCTTTGAAGAAAACAAGTTCGATGGGTTCAAGTTGTTAGGGACAATGGTGGGTGGTAAGGAAGGGCGAGAGGAGGTATTTAGAGATGGAGATCCGGGAATAGAGAAGATAGACAAGCTAAAGGACGTCCCGCATCAATGcgctttcctcctcttgcgCTTCTGTGTTGATACTACATCTCCAGCTAAGCCTGAGGTCGAACGACTTAGGACCGTATGGGAAAATTGGACTCCAAGGTATTAGAGGAGATGCGAaaggtggagatgaggcAGAGGCAGGATTCTcctgaggaagacgagctAGAGCGGACGGTATCCGAGTTGCTTATTTGGATGGTTTGGCTCGACCTGTCTTCTCTTAAAATCAACGCTCCCTAGCTTATCGATCCGCATGCGAAACCTCGGGCCCCCTCCTTCATAGGCTCGGcaccatcctttccacaTCCACCTTCCCTCCGCGCACCCGATTGTCAGAGCTCTGGGAAGCGCAACGTGACGCAACCTGCCAGACTCTCAATGGCATGCAACGCAGGAGGTTTACCGAAAATTCATCCAGATTGAGCTGCGCCTGACTTTTTATgattctcttcttccaacctcTCCGACTCTCCATCAATAAGTGGCCATTGGGCTCCATAACAAGACTCTGAGCAAACCCTCCGATGCCAGTTTGCCGCTACTGTGGGTCCGAAGCGCCTCTTGGATACGACGAGCATTGCCGACCTTGGAACTCTTTGCACCAAAGACGGTACAACGCCATCAACCGAGTTTTCCACCGCCACCTAAGCCGAGTCCAAGGGCGTCATCGTCGAACTGAAAGTCCCCCACGCAAACCGGAAAGCGAGGGAATGGCCTGAGGTATGAGACTCAAGTGTTCTGCAATTCGTAGACTACGACCTCAAAGCCCGTTCCTTAGGCGACCAGGATGCGCGACGCACTGTGACGGCGCCTTCCCCTAGGTAAA from Cryptococcus neoformans var. neoformans B-3501A chromosome 7, whole genome shotgun sequence encodes:
- a CDS encoding hypothetical protein (HMMPfam hit to Cu-oxidase, Multicopper oxidase, score: 90.5, E(): 4.1e-24) — translated: MDGVPGITQCSIPPGGSFTYNFTVSHQSGTFWWHSHYSNSMADGIWGPLIVHSANESLQRGRDYDEDRIVFITDWMHDNSEVIVAALISPEGYRGSTVPPQGDAILINGRGQTNCTATGSSSCFYPPPPEIQVPVDRRVRLRMISASSHAMYRVSIDNHSMEIVETDGTAVYGPTIHEMSISSGERYSAIINTTEGKEGDAFWLRTSVALACMSQGSTQVGLAVLRYTGNGNITTAEPRTEAWTDLARHDTPCVGLDEMYALSPREPLNASKTALQSRVLNSKLGTFVDVYGTSFEGYGFNNVTYQNQINDPLLSIVQRGGSCNHSLITNATFPDIGAGNIIINNLDAQIGHPYHIHGNEFQVIGRGFGALTLDDLSNIEFILDNPLRKDTIWMQGGSWLVLRIITDNPGVWACHCHIGWHLAKGKVGCNVTSPTDLFANCFVQMAVVVVQPKAIEDIQWSESWTNLCANTDPNAFGPARRSFP